Proteins encoded by one window of Hippoglossus hippoglossus isolate fHipHip1 chromosome 15, fHipHip1.pri, whole genome shotgun sequence:
- the LOC117775713 gene encoding interferon-induced, double-stranded RNA-activated protein kinase-like, translated as MATENYVAELIQYAQRTGSEVIFEEVSSEGPDHEKKFTQRVVCNGEVYPEGVGRSKRQAKRNAAEHALRGLLEKQPASNVVNSQSVNDNSFEETNFKGILNHHCQKKSLAHNYIQVNRSGLPQSLQFTYKVVIEDKEYPVGEGKTIKQAQQNAAQHAWSALQEQSDWDSKVSLRSTVSEDDDPPMMPSTSTSTSTSTSTSTSTSLEPTKSSSQSEPMSTSDSIVFMDSSNPLKDQVAVENEGRADSVSNTPTKSRFTSQFDSIKSLGKGSYGHVYEVREILLNKKYALKIVRGKKKIIRKALREVKALSDLHHTNIVRYYTCWMEDTGYKQNSSADSTSSQESSPQFLYIQMELCGSKTLRHWINERNTRTLPDSNRRHESLTIAQQIVSGVEYIHFKKLIHRDLKPANIMFGQDRAVKIGDFGLVTADDVDDENPMERTNKSGTFSYMAPEQKLENIYDRKVDIFAFGLIYFELLWKMSTGHERGKVFGDARNQKFPKEFPLSQEEQIMKSMLCKEPKQRAEASALKAELEKLAHTLNPQKTEHQQNVTV; from the exons ATTTACCCAGAGGGTAGTCTGCAACGGTGAGGTGTATCCCGAAGGTGTGGGGAGGAGCAAGAGGCAAGCCAAGCGTAATGCTGCTGAACATGCCCTTAGAGGCTTGTTGGAGAAGCAACCTGCCAG CAATGTGGTAAATAGCCAGAGTGTGAATGACAACAGCTTTGAAGAGACAAATTTCAAAGGAATTCTCAACCACCACTGTCAGAAAAAAAGTCTCGCCCATAATTACATCCAAGTGAATAGAAGCGGTCTACCACAGAGTCTCCA ATTCACCTACAAAGTAGTAATCGAAGACAAGGAGTACCCTGTGGGGGAGGGTAAGACTATCAAGCAAGCCCAACAAAATGCTGCTCAGCACGCCTGGTCTGCTCTTCAAGAGCAGTCCGACTGGGACAGCAAG GTTTCCTTGAGGTCCACTGTGTCCGAAGATGATGATCCCCCTATGATGCCATCAACTTCAACCTCGACTTCGACATCGACATCGACCTCGACATCAACTTCACT GGAACCCACGAAGTCGTCATCACAAAGCGAACCAATGAGTACAAGTGACTCCATAGTATTCATGGACTCATCAAACCCTCTCAAGGATCAG GTTGCTGTGGAAAACGAGGGTAGGGCCGATAGTGTGAGTAACACACCAACCAAGTCCAG ATTTACATCACAGTTTGATTCCATAAAGTCTCTTGGAAAAGGAAGCTATGGTCATGTGTACGAAGTAAGAGAAATACTGCTGAACAAGAAGTATGCCCTCAAGATTGTCCGTGGTAAAAA aaaaattatcagaAAAGCTCTGCGAGAGGTGAAGGCATTATCAGACCTTCATCACACCAACATTGTGCGATACTACACTTGTTGGATGGAGGATACAGGTTACAAGCAGAACAGTTCAGCAGACAGCACCTCTTCTCA GGAATCATCGCCACAGTTCCTTTACATTCAAATGGAGTTATGTGGCTCAAAAACACTGAGACACTGGATAAATGAGAGGAATACGAGAACTCTGCCAGACTCCAACAGACGACATGAGAGTCTAACCATCGCTCAACAAATAGTCAGTGGAGTCGAGTACATTCACTTCAAAAAACTCATCCACAGGGACCTGAAG CCTGCCAACATCATGTTTGGACAGGATAGAGCAGTGAAGATTGGAGACTTTGGTCTGGTCACTGCTGATGATGTCGACGATGAAAATCCAATGGAGAGAACTAACAAATCAGGAACCTTTTCTTACATGGCTCCCGAACAA AAGCTTGAGAACATCTATGACCGGAAGGTGGACATATTCGCCTTCGGGCTGATATACTTTGAgctcctctggaaaatgtctacTGGCCATGAAAGAGGGAAG GTTTTCGGAGATGCCAGAAATCAGAAGTTCCCCAAAGAGTTTCCACTTTCTCAAGAG gaACAAATAATGAAGTCAATGCTGTGTAAGGAGccaaaacaacgagctgaaGCAAGTGCTCTAAAGGCAGAGCTGGAAAAGTTGGCTCACACTCTCAACCCTCAAAAAACtgaacatcagcaaaatgtaaCAGTCTGA